The DNA segment CCTTTTCCTAAATTTTGCAAATAGATTTGGAAAGATTTTCACAAATTGTACCTGGGCAAAATGTCATTAAACAATATTGTACTTTTGGTcaaaagtacattcaactttcaaaagtttaaattcATAGACTTTttaaaaagagattttttttttttttaaaaaaaaagaactcaATTTTGAGTGAAAACTGTtagtattttgttttaaaaatactcttaaacttaagaaataaaatagaaaatataaaaataaaaatattcttaGTGTTAGTATGTTGAAAATCACACATTGAAAAAGTCAAGAGACCTCACACTCTTTGAAAGATAAATAGGCTACTCCTCtcatttttaattgttttgagATGGAACCACATGCTATCAAATCCCATAAAGCCTAAACGGGTATTTGGTCCAATAAAAAGACATTGAGATCCAATCAAGAATGGTGAATCCAAAAGAGACACCATCTTGAGGGGCATAAATCAAGGGACTCCAGTACTATCAAATATATTAGGTAAACAAAAATTGATAATACctcattgcaaaaataaatctaaaatttaaaaaaaaaattaaaaatgcgCATACTATTAGTATCttaatcaatttgtttgaagttttcttgagtttgaaaataatcaatgttaaaataaattatataggtATCTTCATTCTTTTCACGTAGATGCTctcatttttatcatttttccaATTCTTACACTAACtttcttagaaataaaaataacaactaTAAAACTTTAAAGtcatgtttggtaaccatttcattttttgttcttGGTTTTTACagtctattttctctcaatttcttacaatggtTTGTATTTTCTTAAGTGCAAGACTTGATTTCTTTgccaaatttgaaaaacaaaaacaagtttttaaaaactattttttagttttcaaactttggctaggttttttaaaatattgataaaagtatataacaatgcaagaaatttagaggtagaatGCACGActataaatgtaattttcaaaaaactaaaaactaagaccctatttggtaactattatttcgttttttgtgtttggttttccttacaataatttgcatctctCTTAAGTACTACAATTGAATTCTTATCCATATTCCaagaataaaaacaactttttgaatactacttttttttctcaaaatatggcttgattttttaaattattaggaaaaaataaataacaaattaggaagaaatttggaggtggaaatagtattcatagacttaattttaaaaaacaaaaacaaaaaacaaaatagttccGAAACGAGGTctaatagttaccaaacaaggattaagttaaaacataaaatctcacaaaacctcataatcaaaatatctccctaaaacataccaaaatgataaacaaacaaataaaaatacatatttgGCTATTAACACGTAATCAACTATTAATGTACAACCTTATTAAAACATTTAAGTCCTTAGATCCATTGATAAtttcattattctttttcttctaagaTACCTTAACTAAAGTGCGCAGTTTGATCGATTGATTTATTTGAGACAAACAAATGCCaaacatttaataataataataattaaaaaaaaaaaaaaaaggagttaAAGGGTATTgaagaaaagatggagaaaaaagagggaaaatagagaagcaaaacatattttttgtgTATTTCTTTTTTAGCTTAAGAGTATTTTTCtatatacttcttgaacttcaTGAGTTATTCATTCTAGTGCATGCTGAAATATTGATTGAAAGAatgaaatgaagaataaaacAGAGAGACCAATGAAAAAGAACGATGGATTCATTCAAAACCCCTAAACTTCTTTCGTAACCTTCCTCCTTCCTGAAACTTTCGGGCACTGGAATTTGGCCGAAAGGCTCTTGGCTCATGTCAAAACATAGAATAACTTCGGCTCTTACTGCATCTTTAGATAAGGCCAACCAATAATAGAATCCTTGATAATACATCATAAACGAAGGCATCTTAAAAACACGTTTCAATTTTTCTCCATTTATCTTTCTTCAAATCCTACACTTCAACTCTAGAAGGGAGAAAAGTATTGAGATAACAATTAAACCACTTGGATTTATGCAAAACCAACATGTCGTCGTATGAAAAGGAAATCGACAACCCTAACCACCTTGAAATCCCTGGATTTGGGATCCTACCCGAATCCGACGGCATTGGTGATGGAATAGACAGCTTGTTCGGTGGAATAATCGGTTTCAATGTGAAGAATGGAGGCAGGGAGCTTGCGGATCTCTCCGGTGGTGGGGTTATAGAGAAATATATGGTTGTTGCCATGGGAGACGAGGCAAACTAAGCCTTGAGAATGGCCATGGATGCAGAGATATGGATATTCGTCCTCAACAAAACATGGAAGTTGGACATCCTCAAACTCAATGGATGAATCTTCATCGCCTCTGAGAGGATATTTCAAGAAGGAGAATCTAGTTTCCATCTTCCCAGTCTCATTGTTCTTCACAACACGCTTCACTAAAACGTTTTCGTTTCGAAGAAAACCGCAAAATTGAGGGTCGTTTATTAGAGCGTACCAGGATTTCGAGACGCATTTGAATCGAGCCAAAGACTCCGGCGGCACCCGTGACATGATCTCCACCATTACTTCGTTCGAAAGCTTTACCAAATCCGCCATTACCTCAACCTCAAGCTCAACCAACGCAAACTAGCGCCGTCCGTACTGTCTAATAATCAAATTCTTTACACAACAAATCAGCCGTTAATTATTAAACTTACTTATTGGTTTCATTTATGGAAATAAACTGTAAACTGTGTAATTAATTACAGAATccatattttaaaaagattatttacgttttcattttatttcatcaATTCTAATATATTTTCATCAATTCACATAACTAATTTAAGAATGATAgtatattttcctaatttttcgCCTTTTTTAACCCCTTTATTTCTTATTCTGAATGGGATTTCTCctttgttttccttttctcCCTTTGCCATTTTGACTTTCTATCTAATCTACATACAAATTTATTCTAAGATATTATTTTGCTAATTTGTATATCAGTGAAAGATTGTGAAACCCTACCCCAAATTCTAAACGAATGCAAACAATTTAGGAGGCGTTTGGACaatgagttagttattatagtcttagattattatagttggattatgatagTTTTTGTTTGgggtatagattattttagtttaggttataatagtatgtgtttgagatgTAAACCATTTTTGTTTGAgaaagaaatagtaaacattgtagcaaataattaaaaaaatgatgaatgtaaaatagtaaaaacggcaataaataataaatattgtagcaaattggggttttgaaatagtgttgattgTAACTAATTGGAGGTTAGTTTTATTatgggttttgaaatagtgttgactaTAGTTAATTGGAGGttagtttttattatattttgatgataacactTGCCCCAAACGCCCCCTTAGAGATATatgtataaaagaaaatttgaaatttcagacatgtagataaatttaagtaaaattaatttatgtagTCAAAATAAGCCAATTAGCATCGTGCTTATACTACTAATCTTGAAGGTTGAGAATGGTCCCCAACCCATAtatggttaaaaaaataatcaataagaaagaatttgtgTAATTTGACAACAAAAGTAGgaatatgtatacatataaaagaaaatattataaatagaaaaatctcaaaaatattTGACGCTATATATAATCTATTTGGCCCCTATATATAACCGAAGTAAAGCTTTTTAAACTTTTTCCAAGTATTACAAATcttttatcaaaataaaatccaaaaatttaaaatcaattatcttCCCCAATTATCTCAATCTTGACtccaaaaatctaaaattaaaagaaatcaaTCTAATTAAGGCCAAAATTAATTCTACTCAACAGTTACATCTAAACGAGCGTAATCCAAATAATGAAATCCAAAGTAAACTTAAATTTATAGAAATCAATTATATCTAAAAACATAGaataccatcctttaggggatACTCCCAaagtgcctcgaggtcgaggatagatctcacggtgtgaacataaagggagaaacgtgaagaggtttaaatgaagcatcatataccccaagtatctcccactgaatgttctatctaggggttcattaacttaaaCCATCCGACTATTGATTTTATCGAAGTCgatttaatttgctaaaaaacaactattgtctttgaaattaaataagttgaagtcaagtcccattaaactctttaacggactatcctcaaatttgcatgcatgcctcaaatctatctaattcatctttccaggtaggttaccaggtaggggtgtttcgtttccatcagcttaagtaacccagcctagacagaactcgccttagacaaaaggtcccttatagatagatttgctatatatttaatcttttattagtcaatttaatcctattaaactgatcaaaagattaaa comes from the Benincasa hispida cultivar B227 chromosome 5, ASM972705v1, whole genome shotgun sequence genome and includes:
- the LOC120077339 gene encoding putative F-box protein At1g53370, yielding MADLVKLSNEVMVEIMSRVPPESLARFKCVSKSWYALINDPQFCGFLRNENVLVKRVVKNNETGKMETRFSFLKYPLRGDEDSSIEFEDVQLPCFVEDEYPYLCIHGHSQGLVCLVSHGNNHIFLYNPTTGEIRKLPASILHIETDYSTEQAVYSITNAVGFG